In one window of Mercurialis annua linkage group LG4, ddMerAnnu1.2, whole genome shotgun sequence DNA:
- the LOC126676821 gene encoding glutamine-dependent NAD(+) synthetase-like produces the protein MRLLKVATCNLNQWAMDFDGNLKNIKESIAQAKEAGAVIRLGPELEITGYGCEDHFLELDTVTHSWECLKEILVGDWSDGILCSIGMLLLNKSELYNCQIFCMNRKILMIRPKMRLANGDSSIEFRYFRPWDQNDQLVDFQLPLEISEAISQKSAPFGYGFIQFLDTAVAAEVCKELFTPLTPHDDLALNGVEILLNASGSIHQVGKSLDFRLPALTGSTRSLGGVYMYSNQRGCDGGRQYYDGWSCVVVNGEVVALGSQFSLKDVEVVVAQVDLDAVAAKRGSSGLFREQLGKTRIPSVAASCALCQPFNPKACISTPIKIKPYVHEEEIALGPACWLWDYLRRSEASGFLLPLSGEVASSSVAAIVGSMCQLVVKEIANGNEQVKADAIKIGCYSDGKFPTDSKEFAKRIFCTVYMGCDNSSQDTKKRAKDLADNIGSWHLEVLIDSLVSALLSVFQALTGKRPRNKVDGGSEVENRGLQNIQDRIRMVLAYMLAALLPWVQSKTGFLLVLSSSTVDGALTGQLTKYGCSSGDLNPIGSINKQDLKSFLHWAANNLGYSSLAETEAPIDDKEKEITSEEISVYAKSRRNSRCGPVSMFKTLCQKWSSTLSPSEVADKVKNLFKCYSINRHKMSVLTPFCHAESYSPDDNRCDLRQILYNTRWSYQFRKIDEIVEEIEADVTESNLKTTANGSYKT, from the exons ATGAGGCTGTTAAAAGTAGCTACATGCAACTTGAACCAATGGGCCATGGATTTTGATGGTAACTTGAAGAACATTAAAGAATCAATAGCTCAGGCTAAAGAAGCTGGTGCAGTAATTAGACTTGGTCCTGAGCTTGAAATCACTGGCTATGGCTGTGAAGATCACTTTCTTGAACTCGATACTGTCACTCATTC GTGGGAGTGCTTGAAAGAAATTCTTGTTGGTGATTGGAGTGATGGAATTCTATGCAGCATAGGAATGCTACTGTTGAATAAATCAGAACTCTACAATTGCCAAATTTTTTGTATGAATAGGAAGATTCTAATGATTAGACCAAAAATGAGGCTCGCAAATGGTGACAGTTCCATAGAGTTCAGATATTTCAGACCATGGGACCAGAATGATCAGCTAGTGGATTTTCAGCTCCCACTTGAGATTTCAGAAGCTATATCTCAAAAATCAGCACCCTTTGGTTATGGGTTTATTCAATTTCTAGACAC AGCTGTTGCTGCTGAAGTTTGTAAAGAGCTTTTCACTCCGTTGACTCCTCATGACGATCTTGCGCTCAATGGTGTTGAAATTTTGCTGAATGCAAGTGGAAGTATTCACCAAGTAGGTAAGTCACTTGATTTTCGTCTACCTGCTTTAACTGGGTCTACTCGTAGTCTTGGAGGAGTTTACATGTACAGCAATCAACGAGGCTGTGATGGCGGTCGCCAATATTACG ATGGATGGTCCTGTGTTGTTGTAAATGGAGAAGTAGTAGCCTTAGGCTCACAGTTTTCTTTAAAGGATGTTGAGGTTGTGGTTGCTCAAGTAGATTTGGATGCG GTTGCTGCTAAACGAGGATCTTCAGGTCTTTTCCGAGAACAACTAGGAAAAACTAGAATACCATCAGTAGCAGCATCATGTGCTCTCTGCCAACCTTTTAACCCAAAAGCCTGCATTTCTACCCCCATTAAG ATCAAGCCGTACGTTCATGAGGAGGAAATAGCATTGGGTCCTGCTTGCTGGCTATGGGACTACTTAAGAAGAAGTGAAGCTTCGGGATTTTTGCTTCCTCTTTCTGGTGAAGTGGCTAGCTCCTCTGTAGCTGCTATAGTTGGCTCCATGTGCCAGCTTGTTGTCAAAG AGATTGCAAATGGGAATGAACAAGTCAAAGCTGATGCAATAAAAATTGGATGTTATTCTGATGGAAAATTCCCTACAGACAGCAAAGAATTTGCTAAGCGCATATTTTGCACCGTATATATGGGCTGCGATAACAG TTCTCAAGACACAAAAAAGCGAGCAAAAGATTTAGCAGATAATATTGGCTCATGGCATCTTGAAGTTCTGATTGACAGTCTTGTTTCTGCACTCTTATCAGTCTTTCAAGCACTTACTGGAAAGCGACCACGCAATAAG GTAGATGGGGGTTCTGAAGTTGAGAATCGAGGGTTGCAGAACATTCAAGATCGAATAAGAATGGTTCTAGCATATATGCTAGCCGCGCTCTTGCCTTGGGTTCAAAGCAAGACAGGGTTTCTTCTTGTTTTGAGTAGCTCTACTGTGGATGGAGCATTGACCGGTCAGCTAACTAAG TATGGCTGTTCTTCAGGAGATTTAAATCCAATAGGAAGCATAAATAAGCAGGATCTCAAGTCGTTTTTACACTGGGCTGCCAATAATCTCGGTTACTCATCCTTGGCAGAAACTGAAGCACCT ATTGATGATAAAGAAAAGGAAATTACAAGTGAAGAAATCTCAGTTTATGCAAAATCAAGAAGAAATTCTCGTTGTGGGCCGGTTTCAATGTTTAAG ACTCTGTGCCAGAAATGGAGTTCAACATTAAGTCCATCAGAGGTGGCTGATAAAGTAAAAAACCTCTTCAAGTGCTATTCAATTAACAGGCACAAAATGTCTGTCTTAACACCTTTTTGTCATGCTGAG AGTTACTCACCTGATGATAATCGGTGCGATCTTCGCCAGATTCTGTATAACACAAGATGGAGTTATCAGTTCCGCAAGATTGATGAAATAGTTGAGGAGATTGAAGCTGATGTTACCGAATCAAATCTGAAAACAACAGCAAATGGATCatacaaaacataa
- the LOC126676820 gene encoding ABC transporter F family member 3 produces MTEVASSVVHEVLGRRVEDVDQPIVDYIVNVLADDDFDFGEEGEGAVDAIGELLIGAGCVSDFDECRLVCGKLSERFGKHGLVKPKPTVRSLTTPFRMNEGMDEAVPKKKPEVIDGPVLTERDRAKLERRKRKDERQREAQFQVHLAEMEAVRAGMPVACVNHESSSGPAIKDIHMENFNISVGGRDLIVDGSVTLSFGRHYGLVGRNGTGKTTFLRHMAMHAIDGIPSNCQILHVEQEVVGDDTSALQCVLNSDIERTQLLAEEARLLAQQRDMDFEGENGNSKGDHNGPVDKDAFSQRLEEIYKRLEFIDADSAEARAASILAGLSFTPEMQKKATKAFSGGWRMRIALARALFIEPDMLLLDEPTNHLDLHAVLWLESYLVKWPKTFIVVSHAREFLNTVVTDILHLQAQKLSAYKGDYDTFERTREEQVKNQNKAIEAHERARSHMQSFIDKFRYNAKRASLVQSRIKALDRLGCVDEIINDPDYKFEFPTPDDRPGAPIISFSDASFGYPGGPILFRNLNFGIDLDSRIAMVGPNGIGKSTILKLISGDLQPVSGTVFRSAKVRIAVFNQHHVDGLDLSSNPLLYMMRCFPGVPEQKLRGHLGSFGVTGNLALQPMYTLSGGQKSRVAFAKITFKKPHIILLDEPSNHLDLDAVEALIQGLVLFQGGILMVSHDEHLISGSVEELWAVSDGRVTPFQGTFQEYKKILQS; encoded by the exons ATGACGGAGGTGGCAAGTTCAGTGGTGCACGAGGTGCTGGGTCGCCGTGTCGAAGACGTGGATCAGCCAATAGTCGATTACATAGTAAACGTCCTCGCCGACGACGATTTCGATTTTGGCGAAGAAGGAGAAGGCGCTGTTGATGCTATCGGTGAACTCCTTATCGGCGCTGGTTGCGTCTCCGACTTCGATGAATGCCGTCTG GTTTGTGGAAAATTATCTGAAAGGTTTGGAAAGCATGGGTTGGTAAAACCAAAACCAACAGTCAGGAGCCTTACAACGCCCTTTAGAATGAACGAAGGCATGGATGAGGCTGTTCCAAAGAAGAAGCCTGAGGTCATTGATGGTCCTGTGCTGACTGAGCGTGACCGTGCCAAGCTAGAGAGGAGAAAGAGGAAGGATGAACGTCAAAGGGAG GCACAATTTCAAGTGCATCTAGCAGAAATGGAAGCAGTTAGAGCTGGAATGCCTGTTGCATGCGTGAATCATGAAAGCAGCAGTGGTCCAGCTATCAAGGACATTCATATGGAGAACTTTAATATCTCTGTGGGTGGTCGTGATCTCATTGTAGATGGTTCAGTTACTCTGTCTTTTGGAAGGCATTATG GGCTTGTTGGGCGGAATGGTACTGGAAAAACAACTTTCCTTAGACACATGGCTATGCATGCCATTGACGGTATACCTTCAAACTGCCAAATCTTGCATGTTGAGCAAGAGGTGGTTGGCGATGATACATCAGCGTTGCAATGTGTTCTAAACTCTGACATTGAAAGAACCCAACTTTTAGCAGAAGAAGCTCGTCTACTCGCACAACAG AGGGACATGGACTTTGAGGGAGAAAATGGAAATAGCAAAGGGGATCATAATGGGCCAGTTGACAAGGATGCTTTTTCACAAAGGCTTGAGGAAATATACAAAAGGCTTGAGTTCATCGATGCAGATTCTGCTGAAGCGCGTGCGGCTTCCATTCTTGCG GGCCTGAGTTTCACTCCAGAAATGCAGAAGAAAGCAACAAAAGCTTTTTCTGGTGGATGGCGAATGAGAATAGCTCTTGCTCGTGCACTTTTTATAGAGCCTGATATGTTGTTACTTGATGAACCTACA AACCATCTTGATCTTCATGCTGTTCTATGGTTGGAATCATACCTGGTGAAATGGCCAAAAACATTTATAGTTGTTTCTCATGCTAGAGAATTCTTGAACACG GTGGTCACAGATATTCTTCATTTACAAGCGCAAAAACTGTCAGCTTACAAGGGTGATTATGATACTTTTGAGAGGACTAGGGAGGAGCAGGTTAAGAACCAGAACAAAGCAATTGAGGCACATGAGCGAGCAAGATCGCATATGCAG TCATTTATCGATAAATTTCGTTATAATGCAAAGAGGGCATCTCTTGTCCAGTCAAGAATTAAG GCACTGGATCGATTGGGCTGTGTAGATGAAATTATTAATGACCCAGA CTACAAATTCGAGTTCCCAACTCCAGATGATAGACCAGGCGCTCCAATTATAAGTTTCAG CGATGCTTCGTTTGGTTATCCGGGTGGCCCCATATTGTTCAGGAACTTAAATTTTGGTATCGATCTGGACAGTCGAATTGCAA TGGTTGGGCCAAATGGCATTGGAAAATCAACAATACTCAAATTGATATCTGGAGATTTGCAGCCGGTGTCTGGCACTGTCTTTCGTTCAGCAAAG GTTCGCATTGCGGTGTTCAATCAGCACCATGTTGATGGACTTGATTTATCTTCCAATCCCCTTTTATATATGATGCGCTGCTTCCCA GGCGTGCCTGAACAAAAGCTCCGAGGTCACTTGGGCTCCTTTGGTGTAACTGGAAATCTGGCACTTCAACCGATGTACACTTTATCTG GTGGTCAGAAGAGCAGGGTTGCATTTGCGAAGATTACCTTTAAGAAACCACACATAATTTTGCTTGATGAGCCATCCAATCATCTT GATTTGGATGCAGTAGAGGCGCTAATCCAAGGTCTTGTCTTGTTTCAAGGAGGAATTCTGATG GTGAGTCACGACGAGCACTTAATATCAGGGAGTGTAGAGGAATTATGGGCGGTGTCAGATGGAAGGGTGACGCCTTTCCAAGGGACATTCCAGGAGTACAAGAAGATACTTCAGTCATAA
- the LOC126679240 gene encoding probable trehalase → MQNFQSKNLNHVSVILLCLLPIMTSSKSLSPSNHLAPVMPTTPLLTFLEHLQQTALVTFGDKDFDPKLYVDFSLKFNLSATQKAFNRLTRTGNGTVSVNDLQEFIASHFNGAGQDIVYHLPPDFVAVPDGFLHKVENPEVRKWALEVHSLWKNLSRKVSDGTKKRPELHTLLPLPAAPVIIPGSRFREVYYWDSYWVIRGLLASKMHETAKAIVTNLVSLVNTYGYVLNGARAYYTNRSQPPLLSAMVYEIYKRTGDMELAKTALPALLKEYQFWNSDIHKVTIKDAQGNYHNLSRYYAMWNKARPESSIIDQKSASKFVNPSEKQQFYRELASTAESGWDFSTRWMRNSSEFTTLSTTLILPVDLNVFILQMERNIVFLAKETGEKSIAERFSEYSKARKRAINSVFWNDKMGQWLDYWITNDTTSQESQLWKASNQNQNVFASNFSPLWLNTFNSDTVLVEKVMKSLQKSGLVQAAGIATSLTNSGQQWDFPNGWAPLQHMIVEGLARSESKEAKSLAEDIAARWVRTNYIGYKKTGAMHEKYDVEKCGESGGGGEYIPQTGFGWSNGVVLTFLEEFGWPHDRSIDCSST, encoded by the exons ATGCAAAACTTCCAATCTAAAAATCTTAATCACGTTTCTGTTATACTTTTATGTCTATTACCAATCATGACTTCATCAAAATCTTTGTCTCCAAGCAACCACTTAGCTCCTGTAATGCCAACCACACCTTTGCTCACGTTTCTTGAACATCTTCAACAAACCGCTCTCGTTACTTTCGGCGACAAAGACTTTGACCCTAAACTCTACGTTGATTTCTCATTGAAGTTTAATCTTTCAGCCACTCAGAAAGCTTTTAACAGGCTTACAAGGACAGGAAACGGTACCGTTTCTGTGAATGATTTACAGGAGTTTATAGCAAGTCATTTTAATGGTGCTGGTCAGGATATTGTGTACCATCTTCCTCCTGATTTTGTGGCTGTTCCTGATGGGTTCTTGCATAAGGTTGAGAATCCTGAGGTTAGGAAGTGGGCTCTTGAGGTTCATTCTTTATGGAAAAATTTGAGCCGGAAAGTCTCCGATGGAACCAAGAAACGTCCTGAGTTGCATACTTTGCTTCCTTTGCCGGCCGCTCCGGTGATTATTCCGGGGTCTCGTTTTAGAGAGGTTTATTATTGGGATTCTTATTGGGTTATCAG GGGATTGTTGGCTAGTAAAATGCACGAGACTGCGAAAGCTATCGTGACGAATTTAGTTTCGCTTGTGAATACTTATGGTTATGTACTTAATGGAGCAAGGGCTTATTACACCAATAGGAG TCAACCTCCTCTCCTGAGTGCGATGGTTTACGAGATATATAAACGGACCGGTGATATGGAACTGGCTAAAACAGCATTGCCTGCATTGCTCAAGGAATACCAATTTTGGAATTCTG ATATACATAAGGTCACCATTAAAGATGCTCAAGGCAATTATCACAACTTAAGTCGGTATTATGCGATGTGGAATAAAGCTAGGCCTGAATCTTCAATCATT GACCAAAAATCCGCTTCCAAGTTTGTAAATCCGTCAGAAAAACAGCAATTTTACCGAGAATTGGCTTCAACTGCTGAATCTGGTTGGGATTTCAGCACACGATGGATGAG GAATTCTTCAGAGTTTACGACATTGTCCACAACATTGATTTTACCTGTTGATTTAAACGTATTTATACTTCAG ATGGAGCGGAACATTGTGTTCTTGGCAAAAGAAACAGGAGAGAAAAGCATTGCAGAACGCTTTTCGGAATATTCTAAAGCAAGAAAAAGGGCAATAAACTCGGTATTCTGGAATGACAAAATGGGACAGTGGCTCGATTACTGGATCACCAATGACACTACAAGCCAG GAATCTCAATTATGGAAAGCTAGTAACCAGAATCAGAATGTGTTTGCTTCAAATTTTTCGCCTTTGTGGCTTAACACGTTCAATTCAG ATACTGTTCTAGTGGAGAAAGTCATGAAAAGCCTACAAAAGTCGGGCCTGGTTCAAGCTGCTGGAATTGCCACTTCTCTAACAAATTCAGGACAACAATG GGACTTTCCAAATGGTTGGGCTCCACTTCAACATATGATAGTAGAAGGTCTAGCAAGATCAGAATCAAAAGAAGCAAAATCATTGGCAGAAGATATAGCTGCTAGATGGGTGAGAACCAATTACATTGGATACAAGAAAACCGGCGCAATGCACGAAAAATACGATGTAGAAAAGTGTGGAGAATCCGGAGGTGGAGGTGAATATATACCTCAG ACTGGTTTCGGGTGGTCTAACGGAGTCGTATTGACATTCTTGGAGGAGTTTGGATGGCCGCATGACCGGAGCATAGACTGCTCATCGACTTAG
- the LOC126679258 gene encoding short-chain dehydrogenase TIC 32 A, chloroplastic-like, with protein MLETVKYLIGSAGSSGFGSKSTAEQVIHGCDLRSTTAIITGATSGIGAETARVLAKQGARLVLPARNMKAAEDAKSRIISEFPDSKIIVMALDLSSLNSVKNFVAEFESLNLPLNLLINNAGKFAHQHAISEDGIEMTFATNYLGHFLLTKLLLKSMIETAKETGIQGRILNVSSSIHGWFSGDMIRYLGEISRNKCHYDATRAYALSKLANVLHTKELAQRLKQMEANVTVNCVHPGIVRTRLTREREGLITDLVFFMASKLLKTIPQAAATTCYVATSPRVVNVSGKYFADCNESSASKLGSSSNEASRLWSASEIMVSRDPKAVFDPLIAPEYGA; from the exons atgctggAAACTGTAAAGTACCTCATCGGCTCAGCCGGTTCGAGTGGCTTCGGCTCTAAATCAACCGCCGAACAAGTAATCCACGGTTGCGATCTCCGTTCCACCACCGCAATTATCACGG gtgCTACTTCAGGAATAGGCGCGGAGACGGCGAGAGTGCTGGCGAAGCAAGGAGCGAGGCTTGTGCTACCGGCACGGAACATGAAAGCGGCGGAGGATGCTAAATCGCGTATAATATCAGAGTTTCCTGACTCTAAAATCATCGTCATGGCTCTTGATCTTAGCTCTCTTAACTCCGTGAAAAACTTTGTTGCTGAGTTTGAGTCTCTTAATCTGCCTCTCAATCTTCTCAT aaACAACGCAGGAAAATTTGCACATCAGCATGCAATATCAGAAGATGGAATAGAAATGACCTTTGCTACTAATTATCTCG GTCATTTTCTGTTAACAAAGCTGTTACTGAAGAGCATGATAGAAACGGCAAAAGAAACGGGCATCCAAGGAAGGATATTAAACGTTTCGTCTAGTATTCATGGATGGTTTTCCGGCGATATGATCCGATATCTCGGAGAAATATCCCGAAACAAAtg TCATTACGATGCCACACGTGCTTATGCTCTCTCCAAACTCGCTAACGTTTTGCATACAAAGGAACTTGCTCAGAGACTGAAg CAAATGGAAGCCAACGTGACAGTCAATTGTGTGCATCCAGGAATCGTACGAACCAGACTCACCAGGGAACGAGAAGGCCTAATCACAg ATTTGGTGTTTTTCATGGCATCAAAGCTCTTGAAGACAATTCCCCAG GCTGCTGCTACAACCTGCTATGTGGCTACTAGTCCGAGAGTGGTGAATGTTAGTGGAAAGTATTTTGCGGACTGCAATGAATCTTCAGCGTCGAAACTGGGATCCAGCTCAAACGAAGCTTCAAGATTATGGTCCGCCTCTGAAATCATGGTCTCTAGAGACCCAAAAGCAGTTTTTGACCCACTCATTGCCCCTGAATATGGTGCCTAA
- the LOC126679510 gene encoding uncharacterized protein LOC126679510 isoform X2, producing MATQKILTPETLRSAAKQSEGCLVVPVTLRRAIKKYLREQQEPHMKRKVLRLSESFSTIKDVNLMLTETTSRELVDDPLKFTEERSKRWKVKSSYGDIGFKYTDDETVAYVASRMPAVFSACYRVLTEVRRRLPDFSPTKVLDFGAGTGSAFWATRQVWPKSVKNVNLVEPSHSMQRAGRSLIQGLKGLPLIHGYDSIQALSKNVSKSEKKHDLVIASYVLGEIPSLKDRITTVRQLWNLTEDVLVLVEPGTPHGSNIISQMRSHILWMEERKHRKSKVQKGEACKDLVSVKSSAFIVAPCAHDGRCPLQKSGKYCHFAQRLQRTSSQLAYKRPKGKALRGFEDEKFSFVVFRRGQRPRSSWPLDGITFETLKQQRADRKPEDLEIDYEDLVEQNEAGIIPYEEVDARHYDSDAIETDIDDDNDEEDEEEQEERAHADLGGGWGRIIFSPVRRGKQITMDVCRPVNQNSSEGLFERVVVTRSNNPALHYQAKRSMWGDLWPFEAK from the exons ATGGCCACTCAGAAAATTCTGACTCCAGAAACCCTCCGCTCTGCCGCCAAACAATCTGAAGGATGCCTCGTCGTTCCGGTAACTCTCCGTCGGGCAATAAAAAAATACCTCAGAG AGCAACAAGAGCCACACATGAAGAGAAAGGTGTTAAGATTATCAGAATCATTTAGTACAATAAAGGACGTTAATCTGATGTTAACGGAGACAACATCAAGAGAGCTCGTTGATGATCCGTTGAAGTTCACGGAGGAGCGATCTAAACGGTGGAAAGTTAAAAGTAGTTACGGTGATATTGGCTTTAAATACACTGATGATGAGACTGTTGCTTACGTTGCCTCACGAATGCCTGCTGTTTTCTCTGCTTGCTACAGAGTTCTTACTGAa GTCAGAAGGAGATTGCCTGATTTTTCTCCAACTAAAGTATTGGATTTTGGTGCTGGAACTGGATCAGCTTTCTG GGCGACGAGACAAGTGTGGCCTAAGTCAGTGAAGAATGTTAACTTAGTGGAGCCATCCCACTCGATGCAGCGGGCAGGTAGAAGCCTTATACAAG GTCTGAAGGGCTTGCCACTTATTCATGGCTATGATAGCATTCAAGCTTTAAGTAAGAATGTCAGCAAGTCTGAGAAGAAGCATGACCTTGTAATTGCT TCCTATGTGCTTGGGGAGATACCATCTCTGAAGGATCGGATTACTACAGTTCGCCAGCTTTGGAATCTCACAGAGGATGTTTTG GTTTTAGTTGAACCAGGAACACCACATGGATCAAATATTATTTCTCAGATGCGATCTCACATATTATGGATGGAGGAAAGA AAACACCGCAAGTCTAAAGTCCAGAAGGGTGAAGCTTGTAAAGATTTGGTATCTGTCAAAAGCAGCGCATTTATAGTTGCTCCT TGTGCACATGATGGGCGTTGTCCATTGCAGAAATCTGGAAAATATTGTCATTTTGCTCAACGCTTGCAGAGGACATCATCACAACTTGCATATAAG CGACCCAAGGGCAAGGCTCTACGTGGTTTTGAAGATGAGAAATTTTCCTTTGTGGTGTTCAGACGAGGACAACGACCTCG GTCATCCTGGCCTCTAGATGGAATAACATTTGAGACTCTAAAGCAGCAGCGTGCTGACAGAAAACCTGAAGATCTTGAAATTGATTACG AAGACCTAGTTGAGCAAAATGAAGCCGGTATTATCCCATACGAGGAAGTGGATGCACGTCACTATGATTCTGATGCCATTGAGACGGACATTGATGATGATAATGATGAAGAGGATGAAGAAGAGCAAGAAGAAAGAGCTCATGCTGATCTCGGGGGAGGTTGGGGAAGGATAATTTTCTCACCTGTTCGGAGAGGCAAGCAAATCACAATGGATGTGTGTCGACCAGTAAATCAGAACAGCTCAGAGGGCTTATTCGAACGTGTAGTTGTTACTCGGAGCAACAATCCTGCATTGCATTATCAGGCCAAGAGATCTATGTGGGGCGACTTGTGGCCATTTGAAGCAAAATAA
- the LOC126679510 gene encoding uncharacterized protein LOC126679510 isoform X1 — MATQKILTPETLRSAAKQSEGCLVVPVTLRRAIKKYLREQQEPHMKRKVLRLSESFSTIKDVNLMLTETTSRELVDDPLKFTEERSKRWKVKSSYGDIGFKYTDDETVAYVASRMPAVFSACYRVLTEVRRRLPDFSPTKVLDFGAGTGSAFWATRQVWPKSVKNVNLVEPSHSMQRAGRSLIQGLKGLPLIHGYDSIQALSKNVSKSEKKHDLVIASYVLGEIPSLKDRITTVRQLWNLTEDVLVLVEPGTPHGSNIISQMRSHILWMEERKHRKSKVQKGEACKDLVSVKSSAFIVAPCAHDGRCPLQKSGKYCHFAQRLQRTSSQLAYKRPKGKALRGFEDEKFSFVVFRRGQRPRSSWPLDGITFETLKQQRADRKPEDLEIDYEEDLVEQNEAGIIPYEEVDARHYDSDAIETDIDDDNDEEDEEEQEERAHADLGGGWGRIIFSPVRRGKQITMDVCRPVNQNSSEGLFERVVVTRSNNPALHYQAKRSMWGDLWPFEAK; from the exons ATGGCCACTCAGAAAATTCTGACTCCAGAAACCCTCCGCTCTGCCGCCAAACAATCTGAAGGATGCCTCGTCGTTCCGGTAACTCTCCGTCGGGCAATAAAAAAATACCTCAGAG AGCAACAAGAGCCACACATGAAGAGAAAGGTGTTAAGATTATCAGAATCATTTAGTACAATAAAGGACGTTAATCTGATGTTAACGGAGACAACATCAAGAGAGCTCGTTGATGATCCGTTGAAGTTCACGGAGGAGCGATCTAAACGGTGGAAAGTTAAAAGTAGTTACGGTGATATTGGCTTTAAATACACTGATGATGAGACTGTTGCTTACGTTGCCTCACGAATGCCTGCTGTTTTCTCTGCTTGCTACAGAGTTCTTACTGAa GTCAGAAGGAGATTGCCTGATTTTTCTCCAACTAAAGTATTGGATTTTGGTGCTGGAACTGGATCAGCTTTCTG GGCGACGAGACAAGTGTGGCCTAAGTCAGTGAAGAATGTTAACTTAGTGGAGCCATCCCACTCGATGCAGCGGGCAGGTAGAAGCCTTATACAAG GTCTGAAGGGCTTGCCACTTATTCATGGCTATGATAGCATTCAAGCTTTAAGTAAGAATGTCAGCAAGTCTGAGAAGAAGCATGACCTTGTAATTGCT TCCTATGTGCTTGGGGAGATACCATCTCTGAAGGATCGGATTACTACAGTTCGCCAGCTTTGGAATCTCACAGAGGATGTTTTG GTTTTAGTTGAACCAGGAACACCACATGGATCAAATATTATTTCTCAGATGCGATCTCACATATTATGGATGGAGGAAAGA AAACACCGCAAGTCTAAAGTCCAGAAGGGTGAAGCTTGTAAAGATTTGGTATCTGTCAAAAGCAGCGCATTTATAGTTGCTCCT TGTGCACATGATGGGCGTTGTCCATTGCAGAAATCTGGAAAATATTGTCATTTTGCTCAACGCTTGCAGAGGACATCATCACAACTTGCATATAAG CGACCCAAGGGCAAGGCTCTACGTGGTTTTGAAGATGAGAAATTTTCCTTTGTGGTGTTCAGACGAGGACAACGACCTCG GTCATCCTGGCCTCTAGATGGAATAACATTTGAGACTCTAAAGCAGCAGCGTGCTGACAGAAAACCTGAAGATCTTGAAATTGATTACG AAGAAGACCTAGTTGAGCAAAATGAAGCCGGTATTATCCCATACGAGGAAGTGGATGCACGTCACTATGATTCTGATGCCATTGAGACGGACATTGATGATGATAATGATGAAGAGGATGAAGAAGAGCAAGAAGAAAGAGCTCATGCTGATCTCGGGGGAGGTTGGGGAAGGATAATTTTCTCACCTGTTCGGAGAGGCAAGCAAATCACAATGGATGTGTGTCGACCAGTAAATCAGAACAGCTCAGAGGGCTTATTCGAACGTGTAGTTGTTACTCGGAGCAACAATCCTGCATTGCATTATCAGGCCAAGAGATCTATGTGGGGCGACTTGTGGCCATTTGAAGCAAAATAA